The following are encoded in a window of Candida dubliniensis CD36 chromosome 4, complete sequence genomic DNA:
- a CDS encoding L-ornithine transaminase, putative (Similar to S. cerevisiae CAR2), translating into MSSTPDFKVSSETAREYETKYSAHNYHPLPVVFSKAEGAHVWDPEGKEYLDFLSAYSAVNQGHCHPKIVAALVDQASKLTLCSRAFSSDVFGVYAKYITEYFNYEMVLPMNTGAEAVETGLKLARKWGYDKKGIPSGEAIILSAVNNFHGRTLGVISMSTDPDATTNFGPYLKGVGPQIPGEPEGTLLRYGVIEDVEKAFANAGDKIAAILLEPIQGEAGIVVPPEDYLPRVQELCKKHNVLLICDEIQTGIARTGKMLCYEHSKGVKPDIVLLGKAISGGVMPVSAVLSSKEVMLTLEPGSHGSTYGGNPLACRVAIAALDVVRDENLVERAQKLGTLLREKLEELQKESNGMISEVRGKGLLSAIVIDESKTNGRTAWDLCLLMKNHGVLAKPTHDNIIRLAPPLVISEEDLLKGVDSIRKSLKELPNVAKTEH; encoded by the coding sequence ATGTCTTCAACACCAGATTTCAAGGTTTCTTCTGAAACTGCTCGTGAATACGAAACAAAATATTCTGCTCACAACTACCATCCATTACCAGTAGTTTTTTCGAAAGCTGAAGGTGCTCATGTCTGGGATCCTGAAGGGAAAGAGTATTTGGACTTTTTGTCTGCATATTCTGCTGTTAACCAAGGTCATTGTCATCCCAAGATTGTTGCTGCATTGGTTGATCAAGCCTCGAAATTGACATTGTGTTCTCGTGCATTTTCGTCTGATGTGTTTGGAGTCTATGCCAAGTACATTACCGAGTACTTTAACTATGAGATGGTGTTGCCAATGAATACTGGTGCTGAAGCAGTTGAGACTGGTTTGAAGTTGGCAAGAAAATGGGGTTACGACAAGAAAGGCATTCCAAGTGGCGAGGCTATAATTTTGTCTGCTGTCAACAATTTCCATGGTAGAACATTGGGAGTTATTTCCATGTCCACTGACCCTGATGCCACGACCAACTTTGGTCCTTACTTGAAAGGTGTTGGTCCTCAAATTCCTGGTGAACCAGAGGGCACTTTGTTGAGATATGGGGTTATTGAAGATGTCGAGAAAGCATTTGCCAATGCTGGTGATAAGATTGCTGCTATTTTATTAGAGCCTATTCAAGGTGAAGCTGGTATTGTTGTTCCTCCAGAAGACTACTTGCCAAGAGTTCAAGAATTGTGTAAGAAGCATAAcgttttgttgatttgtgACGAGATCCAAACTGGTATTGCCAGAACTGGTAAAATGTTGTGCTATGAACATTCCAAAGGTGTCAAACCAGATATTGTCTTGTTAGGAAAGGCTATTTCTGGAGGGGTTATGCCAGTGTCTGCGGTTTTATCGTCGAAAGAAGTAATGTTGACTTTAGAGCCAGGGTCACATGGATCTACTTACGGTGGTAATCCATTGGCATGTAGAGTTGCTATTGCTGCTTTGGATGTTGTTAGGGATGAGAATTTGGTTGAAAGAGCACAAAAATTAGGTACATTATTGAGAGAAAAATTAGAAGAGTTGCAAAAGGAAAGCAATGGAATGATTAGCGAAGTAAGAGGCAAAGGGTTATTATCCGCCATTGTTATAGACGAATCAAAGACCAATGGCAGAACTGCCTGGGACTTGTGTttgttaatgaaaaatcaCGGTGTTTTGGCCAAACCAACTCATGACAATATCATCCGATTAGCTCCTCCTTTGGTCATTTCCGAGGAAGACTTGTTGAAAGGTGTTGACAGTATTagaaaatcattaaaagaGTTGCCAAATGTTGCCAAAACAGAACATTAG
- a CDS encoding extracellular matrix protein, putative (Similar to S. cerevisiae ECM7) — translation MLLWRNLVYNIALPFKNLNKEDRIIQLCRLFTCVLAIVCCLVCIVAPRVTNTTYAARINCAHLDVANGLYESLRNSVTQVFSPAIFNDQMSGTGNSLTNSEIRLITEYAETQVAGSPQYCISSLWTWCYGNYETYTVVDKHGKVLTKKKNEVLTCTDKSSYVFDYINQLESIGLEIILAYAYQSSTFATTSYEKLVSSRNAKFQFAFNGIIFTCCAQFVILLCIFVIYSNRGSSRDLSKIPALVLHVVTLISLASSLSIIIGSAMITNLFIITRNEIKSKLGDFGVTFHMGSKWFSFLSLSAVFATLSSVSWVFPMWCANPSISLTDRDDEASFYEVPTRRNNMEEFSRQADFQTRRFKSSEHNGGHGRTKIGNIFHNPRHAVHQDDHHEEEMRKLGESLSKKSSVRRTKSLGARKAELEEQGILLDNFAFKEDYPTIQEETYDGYSSRSVSRSASDKVTRKVSDKRQRHLIKSPFDEEDKMDGISPRNSYLEDDELQLLDNQMFNLKK, via the coding sequence ATGTTGCTATGGAGAAACTTGGTGTATAACATTGCCCTACCGTTCAAGAACCTCAATAAGGAAGATAGAATCATTCAACTATGTCGTTTGTTCACATGTGTTTTAGCAATAGTGTGTTGTTTGGTATGCATAGTTGCACCAAGAGTCACCAATACAACTTACGCAGCACGTATAAATTGTGCCCATTTGGATGTGGCTAATGGGCTATATGAGTCCTTGAGAAACTCAGTGACCCAAGTCTTTAGTCCTGCGATTTTCAACGATCAGATGAGTGGAACAGGGAATTCGTTGACAAATAGTGAAATCAGATTGATTACCGAGTATGCTGAGACACAAGTGGCAGGTAGTCCACAGTACTGCATTTCTTCATTGTGGACTTGGTGCTACGGTAATTATGAAACATATACGGTAGTAGATAAGCATGGGAAGGTTCttacaaagaagaaaaacgAAGTCTTGACATGCACTGATAAAAGCTCCTACGTGTTTGattatatcaatcaattggaatCCATTGGCTTGGAGATTATATTAGCTTATGCCTATCAAAGCTCAACGTTTGCCACAACACTGTATGAAAAGCTAGTCAGTTCAAGAAACGCAAAGTTCCAATTTGCCTTTAATGGGATCATTTTTACTTGCTGTGCACAATTTGTGATTTTGCTATgtatttttgttatttacTCAAACCGTGGCTCGTCAAGAGATTTATCGAAAATCCCTGCCTTGGTTTTACACGTCGTGACGTTGATTTCATTGGCTTCCTCCCTCAGTATAATTATTGGACTGGCAATGATTACAAACTTGTTTATTATCACCAGAAATGAGATTAAGAGTAAATTGGGCGATTTTGGAGTAACATTTCATATGGGTTCCAAATGGTTTCTGTTTTTATCACTTTCAGCAGTATTTGCAACATTGTCACTGGTTTCATGGGTTTTCCCTATGTGGTGTGCCAATCCCCTGATTAGTCTCACTGATCGAGATGACGAAGCGTCCTTTTATGAAGTGCccacaagaagaaataacATGGAAGAATTTAGCAGGCAAGCTGATTTCCAGACGAGGAGGTTTAAATCTTCTGAACACAATGGTGGGCATGGCAGAACCAAGATAGGTAATATATTCCATAATCCTCGTCATGCCGTTCACCAGGACGACCACCACGAGGAAGAAATGAGAAAGCTAGGTGAAtctttatcaaaaaaatcatcgGTAAGAAGAACAAAGTCCTTGGGAGCTAGAAAGGCGGAACTCGAAGAGCAGGGTATCTTGCTAGATAATTTTGCATTCAAGGAAGATTATCCAACTATACAAGAAGAGACATACGATGGATATTCGAGTAGATCTGTATCTAGATCAGCTCTGGATAAAGTCACTAGAAAGGTTTCTGACAAGCGACAGCGCCATTTAATCAAGAGCCCATTTGACGAGGAAGATAAAATGGATGGCATATCACCAAGAAACTCGTATCTAGAAGATGACGAGTTGCAACTATTAGATAACCAAATgttcaatttgaaaaaatag